One Dictyoglomus thermophilum H-6-12 DNA window includes the following coding sequences:
- a CDS encoding MBL fold metallo-hydrolase, which yields MSQSYLTNITILCDDRLSFPLFSEHGFSVLIERRGEEALLFDTGGSDVFIKNAKILGKDLTKVENIVISHGHYDHAGGLKYLAKFDKKYKVYLRREALLPKYSGDRFTGIDWDSIKKDFDFIFVEKDIEELEKGIYIFGSSPLRSEFNSIDPNFYVINEKGEKVKDKFEDELSLVIDEGEGIILITGCAHRGIVNIVDDTLNKFNKRINLLIGGFHLYKSSEEKVKKVVDSLKGFNIGKILPYHCTGEIAIKLLDLHN from the coding sequence TTTTCAGAGCATGGATTTTCGGTTCTTATTGAAAGAAGGGGAGAGGAAGCTTTACTCTTTGATACTGGAGGTAGTGATGTATTTATAAAAAATGCAAAAATTTTAGGAAAAGATTTAACAAAGGTTGAAAATATAGTTATAAGTCATGGACACTATGATCATGCGGGAGGTTTAAAGTACTTAGCTAAATTTGATAAAAAGTATAAAGTATATCTTAGGAGAGAGGCACTTTTACCTAAGTATAGTGGAGATAGGTTTACAGGTATAGACTGGGATAGTATAAAAAAAGACTTTGATTTTATATTTGTTGAGAAAGACATAGAAGAGCTTGAAAAAGGGATTTATATTTTTGGCTCTTCACCTTTAAGGAGCGAATTTAACAGCATTGATCCTAATTTTTACGTAATAAATGAGAAGGGAGAGAAGGTAAAAGATAAATTTGAAGATGAGCTAAGTCTTGTTATAGATGAGGGCGAGGGAATAATACTAATTACAGGTTGTGCTCACAGAGGTATTGTAAATATTGTGGATGATACTCTGAACAAATTTAACAAGAGGATAAATCTTCTTATTGGAGGATTCCATTTATATAAATCTTCTGAGGAGAAAGTAAAGAAGGTAGTTGATAGCTTAAAGGGCTTTAATATAGGGAAAATATTACCTTACCATTGTACGGGAGAGATAGCAATTAAACTTTTGGATTTACATAATTAA
- a CDS encoding sugar phosphate nucleotidyltransferase, translating to MKGVILAGGTGSRLRPLTKVTNKHLLPVGRYPMIFYPIYKLKQAGIYEILVVTGREHMGDVIELLGSGRDFGVEFTYKVQDEAGGIAQALGLARHFVGDDKCVVILGDNIFEDDITPYVKKFEEQKEGAKILLKEVPDPQRFGVPVFENGRIIAIEEKPKEPKSNFAVTGIYMYDSYVFEIIKTLKPSARGELEITDVNNTYLKMGKLTYDILKGWWTDAGTPESLFRANELARNIILDFE from the coding sequence GTGAAGGGAGTAATTTTAGCAGGGGGAACAGGTTCTCGACTTAGGCCACTTACAAAGGTAACTAATAAACATCTTCTACCAGTAGGAAGATATCCTATGATTTTTTATCCCATATATAAACTTAAGCAGGCTGGTATATATGAGATATTAGTAGTTACAGGAAGAGAGCACATGGGAGATGTGATTGAGCTTCTTGGAAGTGGGAGAGATTTTGGAGTGGAATTTACCTATAAAGTGCAAGATGAAGCGGGAGGAATAGCTCAGGCTTTAGGACTTGCAAGGCATTTTGTAGGAGACGATAAGTGCGTAGTAATACTTGGAGATAATATTTTTGAAGATGATATAACTCCATACGTAAAGAAATTTGAAGAACAAAAAGAAGGGGCTAAGATTTTACTCAAAGAAGTTCCCGATCCTCAAAGATTTGGAGTTCCCGTATTTGAGAATGGAAGAATAATTGCTATAGAAGAGAAGCCAAAAGAGCCAAAAAGTAATTTTGCGGTAACAGGAATATATATGTATGATTCTTATGTTTTTGAGATTATAAAGACATTAAAGCCATCGGCAAGGGGAGAGCTGGAAATAACTGATGTAAACAATACATACTTAAAGATGGGGAAATTAACCTATGATATTTTAAAGGGATGGTGGACCGATGCAGGAACTCCTGAATCTCTCTTTAGGGCGAACGAGCTTGCAAGAAATATAATTCTTGATTTTGAATAA
- the rfbC gene encoding dTDP-4-dehydrorhamnose 3,5-epimerase, whose protein sequence is MGKFKIIETPIKDLVLIETKIFRDNRGFFMETYNQKEFEEIGLKLNFVQDNLSLSKKGVLRGLHFQFKYPQGKLIRVIKGKVYDVAVDLRINSPTFGKWYGVELTGENGLAFYIPEGFAHGFLTLEDDTYFFYKCTEIYYPEYDSGIIWNDPDIDIKWPLEKVEELIISEKDKNLPKLKDIIDKLKEEGNWIKI, encoded by the coding sequence ATGGGAAAATTTAAAATTATAGAGACACCGATAAAAGATTTAGTTCTCATAGAGACAAAGATATTTAGAGACAATCGTGGATTTTTTATGGAGACATATAATCAAAAAGAATTTGAGGAGATAGGATTAAAACTTAACTTTGTACAAGACAATCTTTCACTTTCAAAGAAGGGAGTATTAAGAGGGCTTCACTTCCAATTCAAATATCCTCAAGGTAAATTAATAAGAGTTATAAAAGGTAAAGTTTATGATGTGGCCGTTGATCTCAGGATAAACTCTCCTACCTTTGGTAAATGGTATGGAGTAGAACTTACAGGAGAGAATGGCCTTGCCTTTTATATCCCTGAAGGATTTGCTCACGGTTTTCTCACTCTCGAAGATGATACCTATTTCTTCTACAAATGCACTGAGATTTATTATCCAGAGTATGACAGTGGAATAATATGGAACGATCCTGATATAGATATAAAATGGCCTTTAGAAAAAGTAGAAGAATTAATAATTTCAGAGAAGGATAAAAACCTTCCCAAATTGAAGGATATTATAGACAAACTAAAAGAAGAGGGAAATTGGATAAAGATATGA
- the rfbD gene encoding dTDP-4-dehydrorhamnose reductase: MKIVILGGKGQLGTEIYEYLKDKEEIYSFSHQELDILNYDLLEKKLQEIKPDVVINCSAYTKVDKAEEEKDECIKVNTIGAKYVSFLAYKVGAKIVYFSTDYIFDGEKSTPYTEFDDPNPLSVYGLSKLYGEKLTIEHNPNHLILRISWLYGIYGRNFVKTILNLARERKKLTIVNDQKGSPTYTLDVAKQVYELIKKDKVGIYHSSNQGETTWYDFAKRIIEILKIKDVEVLPIKTEEYPSIAKRPKYSVLDNFLLKLEGINIMRDWEIALEDFLNTYKDILLGEKE; this comes from the coding sequence ATGAAAATAGTAATTCTTGGAGGAAAAGGCCAATTAGGTACTGAAATTTATGAATACTTAAAAGATAAAGAAGAGATATATTCTTTTTCTCATCAAGAATTAGATATATTAAATTATGACCTTTTAGAGAAGAAGCTTCAAGAGATTAAACCAGATGTGGTGATAAATTGTTCAGCCTATACAAAAGTGGACAAGGCAGAAGAAGAAAAAGATGAATGCATAAAAGTAAACACTATTGGTGCAAAATATGTCTCCTTTTTAGCCTATAAAGTAGGGGCTAAAATAGTATATTTTAGTACAGATTATATATTTGATGGTGAAAAGAGTACTCCATACACAGAATTTGATGATCCAAATCCATTATCAGTTTATGGACTTTCTAAGCTTTATGGGGAAAAATTAACAATAGAGCATAATCCTAATCACTTAATATTAAGAATATCATGGCTTTATGGCATATATGGAAGAAATTTTGTAAAAACAATATTAAATCTTGCAAGAGAAAGGAAAAAACTAACTATTGTAAACGATCAGAAGGGATCTCCTACTTATACTTTGGATGTAGCAAAACAAGTATATGAGCTTATAAAAAAAGATAAAGTAGGGATTTATCATTCCTCCAATCAAGGAGAAACTACATGGTATGATTTTGCGAAAAGAATTATTGAGATATTAAAAATAAAAGATGTAGAAGTTCTACCAATCAAGACAGAAGAATATCCAAGTATTGCAAAAAGGCCTAAATATTCTGTTCTTGATAATTTCCTTTTAAAGCTTGAAGGAATAAATATAATGAGAGATTGGGAAATTGCCCTTGAAGATTTTTTGAATACATACAAAGATATACTTTTAGGTGAAAAAGAATGA
- the rfbB gene encoding dTDP-glucose 4,6-dehydratase — translation MKKIILITGGAGFIGSNFIHYMLNKYPEYEIVNLDKLTYAGNLENLKEVENNKNYHFVKGDITNRELVEHIFEEFNPQYVVNFAAESHVDRSIEGPEIFVKTNVYGTHVLLDVAKEYWENKKMEDVRFIQISTDEVYGSLPLESKEKFTEESPLRPNSPYSATKAGADLICRSYFITYNFPVIITRSSNNFGPRQYPEKLIPLTIKRALEGKPIPVYGDGQNVRDWLYVEDNCKGIDLVLHKGRIGEIYNIGGGNEWKNIDLVNLICGIIAEIKGEDAERYKRLITFVKDRPGHDRRYALSIEKIKSELGWKPESDFLEALKFTVKWYMERWEGII, via the coding sequence ATGAAAAAGATAATACTCATTACAGGCGGTGCAGGTTTTATAGGCTCAAACTTTATTCACTACATGCTCAATAAATATCCAGAATATGAGATAGTCAATCTCGACAAACTAACTTATGCAGGAAATTTAGAAAACCTAAAAGAGGTTGAGAACAATAAAAATTATCACTTTGTTAAAGGAGATATCACAAACAGAGAGCTAGTAGAGCATATATTTGAAGAATTCAATCCCCAATATGTAGTAAATTTTGCAGCAGAATCTCACGTAGATAGAAGCATTGAGGGGCCTGAAATTTTTGTAAAGACCAATGTATATGGAACTCATGTGCTTCTTGATGTGGCAAAAGAATACTGGGAAAATAAAAAAATGGAAGATGTAAGATTTATACAGATAAGTACTGATGAGGTATACGGATCATTACCTTTAGAAAGTAAAGAGAAATTTACAGAGGAATCTCCCTTAAGGCCTAACAGTCCTTACTCAGCGACAAAAGCAGGGGCAGACTTAATATGTAGATCGTATTTTATTACCTATAACTTTCCAGTAATAATTACGAGATCCTCAAATAATTTTGGTCCAAGACAATATCCAGAGAAATTAATACCTTTAACCATAAAAAGAGCCTTAGAAGGGAAGCCTATACCAGTCTATGGAGATGGACAAAATGTCAGGGATTGGCTTTATGTAGAGGACAATTGCAAGGGTATAGACTTAGTACTTCACAAAGGAAGGATAGGAGAGATCTATAATATAGGTGGAGGAAATGAATGGAAGAACATCGATCTTGTAAATCTAATATGTGGGATAATAGCGGAAATAAAAGGAGAAGACGCAGAGAGATATAAAAGATTAATTACTTTTGTAAAGGATAGGCCAGGACATGACAGGAGATATGCATTAAGTATTGAGAAGATAAAGAGTGAGCTTGGTTGGAAGCCTGAGAGTGATTTTTTAGAGGCTTTGAAATTTACTGTTAAGTGGTATATGGAAAGGTGGGAGGGGATAATTTGA
- a CDS encoding class I SAM-dependent methyltransferase: protein MSKFYEEKNVEYFLRVRKDIIDLVKKLNLEEPLSILEIGAGGGNTLIELKRLGIAKEVVGVDIVRLVSSYQDDPLMDNFIVGNIEKFELPYPENYFDLIICADVLEHLYDPWNAVKKLYKYLKQNGYFIASIPNIGHFSVLKKIFMDKDFRYDNAGILDKTHIRFFCRKNIIDLFEANNLKVVKMISNFELNKRSKSNILNKISLGYLSDLLTVQYLVISQKYG from the coding sequence TTGAGTAAATTTTATGAAGAAAAAAATGTAGAATATTTTTTGAGAGTTCGTAAAGATATTATAGACTTGGTGAAAAAACTTAACTTAGAAGAGCCTCTCTCTATTCTTGAGATAGGGGCAGGAGGTGGAAATACATTAATTGAATTAAAAAGGTTAGGTATAGCAAAAGAAGTTGTAGGGGTAGATATTGTAAGGTTAGTAAGTAGTTATCAAGATGATCCTTTAATGGATAATTTTATTGTAGGAAATATTGAAAAATTTGAGCTTCCCTATCCAGAGAATTACTTTGATCTTATAATATGTGCCGACGTTTTAGAACATTTGTATGATCCTTGGAATGCTGTGAAAAAGCTATATAAATATTTAAAGCAAAATGGATATTTTATTGCAAGTATTCCTAACATTGGTCATTTCTCTGTCTTAAAAAAAATTTTTATGGATAAGGATTTTAGGTATGATAATGCTGGAATTCTTGATAAAACTCATATAAGATTTTTCTGTCGAAAGAATATTATTGATTTATTTGAAGCAAATAATTTAAAAGTTGTGAAAATGATATCTAATTTTGAACTTAATAAAAGGAGCAAGAGTAATATCCTAAACAAAATAAGTCTTGGTTATCTTTCTGATTTATTAACTGTGCAATACTTAGTGATTTCCCAAAAATATGGTTAA